GTAGAAAGCATAGGTAGGCTCTAAGGTCCATAAGCCATTCTAATTCCACTCCCTGCCACAGTCAGGATcgcacccagcagctcaggctgcccagagccccatctaACCCGGccctgaacacccccagggatggggcatccacagcttccctgggcagcctgggcccCAGCATCTCACTACCCTCTCAGTCAAgaatagtaaagaatttcttcctagtatctaatctaaaccaTCTGTAACTTCAAAAAAGACTTACAGTCAATTGCTTAATTATAAAAAGGTATATGAAGCATGTTCCACTGATGTTAAATCAACactgtaaatgattttttccttttgttattaaataaaaGACTTGAATAAATGAATGCATTGTCTGCTTAATCCtcttgcagaggaagaaaaaaaaaacatttcacctCTAAACAGAGGTGCTTTTTACAGTAATAAAGCCTAGCATAATAAGAATTCTGCAACTGACAGTGGAGAGTTCCAGCAGCCCAGGTCTCATTCTTTCAGTTTGCGCAACAGAAGCAAATCACAAATTAATAAACCATTATCAGTAGTCAGAGAGCtgacaggaagaaaaggcaCCACGAGaatttctgctctgaagaaaagtATCCATTGATGTGACCAAGCAATCGGTAATGCTTAGAATGATTAACTTGATGAAAAGGGAGCTGAGAGTGCTACAGTTTTATCTGTTAAGTCGTGAGCTTTACCTGTCTTGTCTTTGCTGATGTTTCAATAAAAGGAATTCCATAACTTCTTGCTAGATCCTGAGCTTGTTTTGTATCTACTGTTCTGGAAGGCAAATCACATTTGTTTCCTACTAGCACCATTGGGACATCTTCTGAGTCTTTAACTCTTTTTATTTGttccctaaagaaaaaaaaaagattttatttaacagATATTAATAGTTTATATGGTAGATTATAAAAcactaaaacaaatgaaattacGGCATTTCAGCATCATTCCTTATGTTAATTCACTGCACATTCACTATTAGAAGCTactaaaaaatacataaattggCCAAGTCCTACCACCGTCAGTTTTAAcaccttatttttaaaagggtGATATGTTGCAGGAAGCATTTCTATCAGCAGCGCTCAGTAAGCCAAACTGCCATAGCTTCTCATGTCACCATGCAAGAACCTTCCCCAAAAACGACACTTAATATCAGATCTGGTACAAATCTTACTACCAATCTCTCATACTTTAGCACTCACAACATGCAGTTCATTTACTGAGATAAAACAGTCCAAAGCCCTCTGCCTGTACTGCATTTTTTGGGCAAAGTCATCTAAGTGCAGAGTTCATAGTACTAAAGGGATTTTAAACTTTGAAGACCGCCGGCCTGGctctctgcaaagagaaatttgGTACGGAGTCTTTTCAAAGACTAGCTAGCAAATGTTTTTACCATACCATTGAGATGTACTTGTAAAGAATCTCAAACAACAATCAttaattacttcttttctttccttgctttcctaAATAATAAGTCTTCTCCTTAATTAATATAGTCAGtgtttttagttatttatttagaaacacTCAGCTTCAGTCTACAAAGTCATCCACAGGTGTGTGAATGCACAGGAGGAGCTCCTGCATCCCACTCACAGCGCTGAGTTAAAACACAGAAGGCCTTCCTGTGCAAGTctacaaatgtttctttatgaaactttaaaagcaaacttaACACTCCTTTTTGCCTTACGTCAACACCTTaccatttccttcctcctccgCAGACAGAGGAAACTCCTTTCTAATAATCTGGTTAGACAATGAAGAGAGATATAGGGTGTTTTTCGGAGAGTGACAGGTTTTAAATTTGTCATCTTTACTTGAGAACTCTAAACTATTCCATTTTTGTTAAGAAGCCACTGGTACCATCACGTTCTTCACTTACAACACTTTAGATACAATGAAACATATATGAAGATAGGCTAGCTCAATTTAAGTTTGGAAAGGGAATAGTCCTGAAACAAAGTGCATACAGAAGACTCCTGATCCCACAGTTGCTACAGGAAGATAAGCCGGCAGTAAACTATTTCTGTAGctagaaatcacagaatcatagaatggcctgggttgaaaaggacctcaaagatcaactagtttcaacctccctgccatgggcagggtcaccaaccactagatctaCCAGTTTAGCTACTCAAATTAACACCACACTACCAAATGAGCTGAACTGCTAGCGTACAGGATAAATGAAGCTATGCAATCCAGACAGTTAGACAGTTACAGCTCCTCCCTGTGGTTACCTTTGAACTGTCACAGTATCCCACCTTAAGTGAAGAACAGCAACTTTAATTTGTTAACAAGTAGATGATGAGTTTGTGGTTACTACTTATAGCAAGTCACTCCTATGCCACACAGCAACATAAACTTGACAGCATTTAAATATCTAACTTGGAATAGCTTAACTTATGTATTTGGGACCAACCTTAAACTGATGCTGCTAAAATCAGTGATCTTTGGTGGGATTTGCACTGCCTTCTAACACAACTCCCAAGCAGAATTCAATCTAATATGAAGCTACAAAGCTATGAAAGTCCTGGCACTGGTAATCACCAGAGACTActtctatttccattttagCGCAGCTGACATGGATTAAGTATGAGTTTCAATTTTTAACTAACTCAATTAGCCATCATCCTGGATCTGAGATTTCATAGGggtatcttttctttttcctttaaggtGTCAGAGCCCTTGCACAggtattttcctcctcttcccccaaAGCAGAAAGGCTAACAACGTATGCCTGTAAAATTTAAACTGTTTAAGCTTTCCATCTTTAACCAATTTTATTTATGGAATGGGCAGAGTTTACCTTCAGATAATTTTTCACTATATAAATAATATCTACTAAGGCAGTCACACTCATTCATAACAGAAGAGCTTTCAGATACATTCCCTGCCTAActccagaacaaaacaacaggTTTTCAATTATCAAAAATTACAGACTTACTAATGGACAAGTAAATTGCAACGTTGCTAATTTGCAAATTTCCCTTTAAATGCTATTTCATGAGAGGTCAATTCATTATCCAGTGTAAAAGCAAGCAAACTACACAGCTAACACAATGGTTAGTCATTTATCTTTCAACATACACACCTATAATGGTGAATATCTTCAAAAGATTTTGTATTGTTTATAGCAAATACACACAGAAAGCCTTCTCCTGTTCTCATATACTGGTCCCTCATTGCACTATATTCTTCTTGACCTGCTGTATCAAGAATATCCAAGAGACAGGTTTCCCCATCAATTACTACTTGCTTCCTATAGGAATcctaaagaagagaaaaaaaaacatggttaAATGGGAACAAAGTTTTCAAGCACAGATAGCTCAGAAGATATTAAAGTTGTTTACTGGTAATTGAGCataattgaaaacatttataaTCCAATTTTACAGATGGGCAAATGACAGCATAAGAACA
The Numida meleagris isolate 19003 breed g44 Domestic line chromosome 1, NumMel1.0, whole genome shotgun sequence genome window above contains:
- the KRAS gene encoding GTPase KRas isoform X2, producing MTEYKLVVVGAGGVGKSALTIQLIQNHFVDEYDPTIEDSYRKQVVIDGETCLLDILDTAGQEEYSAMRDQYMRTGEGFLCVFAINNTKSFEDIHHYREQIKRVKDSEDVPMVLVGNKCDLPSRTVDTKQAQDLARSYGIPFIETSAKTRQRVEDAFYTLVREIRQYRVKKISKEEKTPGCMKIKKCLVM
- the KRAS gene encoding GTPase KRas isoform X1; translated protein: MTEYKLVVVGAGGVGKSALTIQLIQNHFVDEYDPTIEDSYRKQVVIDGETCLLDILDTAGQEEYSAMRDQYMRTGEGFLCVFAINNTKSFEDIHHYREQIKRVKDSEDVPMVLVGNKCDLPSRTVDTKQAQDLARSYGIPFIETSAKTRQGVDDAFYTLVREIRKHKEKMSKDGKKKKKKTKTKCIIIKNQQRLC